In a genomic window of Shouchella clausii:
- a CDS encoding amidohydrolase, with protein sequence MDQRLFLKRYIGEHQELFRRAALAIWNYAELRFEEWESSKLLSGILEEEGFAVERSIGEMKTAFIATYGTGKPVLSFLGEFDALSELSQAGGTAEQQSIVAGGAGHGCGHHLLGTASLAAALATKAYMEQHGLVGTIRYYGCPGEEGGSGKTFMAKEGAFAGTDTAISWHPGTYTSVWTAETLANIQASFAFIGRASHAAAAPHLGRSGLDAVELMNIGSNYLREHLIDEARVHYAITNAGGLSPNVVQPKAEVLYLMRAPTLEQTQAIYERVKKIAKGAALMTDTTLEIRFDKACSNFVRNYVLEDVMREELAAIGVPSYTEEETRFAETIRKTFSNEDREQTMVELANLVENPKQEWLGQVRNKALIDEIIPVSRKRTLLAGSTDVGDVSWIAPTVQCYVTCFASGTAFHTWQMVSQGATTTAYKGMNHAALVMAATAVRLLHDPDLVRQAKEEWEERFANLQYVSPIPNGVKPAPISR encoded by the coding sequence ATGGATCAACGACTTTTTCTAAAGCGCTATATTGGCGAACATCAAGAATTATTTCGGCGGGCAGCGTTGGCCATTTGGAATTATGCTGAGTTGCGTTTTGAAGAGTGGGAATCTTCAAAACTCCTTAGTGGCATCCTTGAGGAAGAAGGCTTTGCAGTTGAACGAAGTATTGGCGAAATGAAGACAGCCTTTATCGCAACGTATGGAACAGGAAAACCTGTCCTTTCATTTTTAGGAGAATTTGATGCGTTGTCTGAACTGAGTCAAGCAGGCGGTACAGCCGAGCAACAATCGATTGTAGCTGGAGGGGCAGGGCATGGCTGCGGTCACCATTTGCTCGGAACTGCGTCACTAGCGGCAGCGCTCGCGACGAAAGCCTACATGGAACAGCACGGGTTAGTTGGCACGATCCGTTATTATGGCTGCCCAGGCGAAGAAGGGGGCTCCGGCAAAACGTTTATGGCAAAAGAGGGCGCATTTGCTGGTACTGATACTGCGATTAGTTGGCACCCTGGCACTTATACGAGCGTATGGACGGCCGAAACATTGGCGAATATCCAAGCTTCGTTTGCTTTTATAGGGAGAGCTTCCCATGCTGCCGCCGCTCCCCATTTAGGGAGGAGCGGACTTGATGCAGTCGAGTTAATGAATATCGGGAGCAATTATTTGCGGGAACATCTCATTGATGAGGCAAGGGTACATTATGCCATTACAAACGCAGGCGGCCTTTCGCCAAACGTCGTCCAGCCAAAAGCAGAAGTCCTCTATTTAATGCGTGCGCCGACACTCGAACAAACACAAGCTATTTATGAACGTGTGAAAAAGATAGCAAAGGGTGCTGCGCTAATGACAGACACAACGTTAGAGATCCGTTTTGATAAAGCGTGCTCGAATTTTGTACGCAACTACGTGCTTGAGGATGTAATGAGAGAGGAATTAGCTGCAATTGGCGTGCCATCTTATACGGAAGAAGAGACACGATTCGCTGAAACAATCCGCAAGACATTTTCGAACGAAGACCGGGAACAAACGATGGTAGAGTTGGCAAATCTCGTCGAGAATCCGAAGCAAGAATGGCTTGGACAAGTGCGCAACAAAGCACTGATTGATGAAATTATACCTGTCTCAAGAAAGCGAACGCTCCTGGCTGGCTCGACTGATGTAGGCGATGTAAGCTGGATTGCACCAACTGTTCAATGCTATGTGACATGCTTTGCATCAGGGACAGCGTTCCATACATGGCAAATGGTTTCCCAAGGGGCAACGACGACTGCCTATAAGGGAATGAACCACGCGGCCCTCGTAATGGCTGCAACAGCAGTGCGCTTATTGCATGATCCAGACTTGGTGCGTCAAGCGAAAGAAGAATGGGAAGAACGGTTTGCCAACCTGCAATATGTTTCCCCTATTCCAAACGGGGTAAAACCAGCACCTATTTCGCGCTAA
- a CDS encoding amidohydrolase: protein MGKLQNQLKTWRRDLHKRPELGWCEYQTTAYIYHVLKPLCFTLHLGNEVSSKEKMGVPSAEVDRLHFKRAEEAGIDAKLLEKMAGNQTGLVATFDTGKAGKHMAYRFDIDALPIFESNDSSHLPANEGFRSIYDGQMHACGHDGHTAIGLGLAQLIHENRNELNGVFTLIFQPAEEGVRGAKAIVEKGWLDHADYFLAGHIMGQPLGTVVPGVASALATTKLNVTFTGKSAHAGGNPEEGRNALLAAAQATVQLHSIPPHSQGATRLNVGTFHAGSGRNIIADRAELELETRGETTALNVYMAENAKRIIRHTAEAWGVDYTLDLVGEGISAKSDPEWLEIVKRALAASDLVQEVSDRYEAIGGSEDATFMMERVQQRGGLATYLLYGSTLAEKHHHPLFDYDERVLEIAVDSLWRLTAQLQQS, encoded by the coding sequence ATGGGAAAATTACAGAATCAACTAAAAACATGGCGCCGTGATTTGCATAAGCGTCCCGAATTAGGCTGGTGTGAATACCAAACAACGGCTTACATTTATCATGTTTTAAAGCCTCTATGTTTTACCCTTCATCTTGGCAATGAAGTAAGTAGCAAAGAAAAAATGGGTGTCCCTTCTGCTGAAGTGGATCGCCTCCATTTCAAGCGGGCAGAGGAGGCAGGCATTGATGCTAAGTTGCTCGAGAAAATGGCTGGCAATCAAACGGGGCTTGTGGCGACTTTTGACACAGGCAAAGCAGGTAAACATATGGCTTATCGCTTTGACATTGACGCGCTGCCCATTTTTGAGTCAAATGACTCCTCCCATTTGCCAGCTAACGAAGGATTTCGCTCGATCTATGATGGCCAGATGCATGCCTGCGGCCACGATGGCCATACAGCAATTGGGCTCGGACTGGCTCAACTGATCCATGAAAATCGGAACGAGTTAAACGGCGTATTTACACTGATTTTCCAACCAGCTGAAGAGGGAGTAAGAGGGGCGAAAGCGATCGTTGAAAAAGGCTGGCTTGATCATGCTGACTATTTCCTCGCTGGTCATATTATGGGTCAACCCCTTGGCACGGTCGTACCTGGCGTAGCTTCTGCATTAGCGACAACGAAGCTAAATGTCACGTTTACAGGAAAATCGGCCCATGCAGGAGGCAACCCAGAAGAAGGCAGGAATGCATTGTTAGCCGCAGCACAGGCTACCGTTCAACTTCACAGCATCCCTCCACACTCACAAGGGGCAACACGTTTAAATGTTGGCACGTTTCACGCTGGCAGCGGTAGAAACATTATTGCTGACCGGGCAGAGCTTGAACTGGAAACAAGGGGTGAGACGACGGCGCTTAATGTTTATATGGCTGAAAACGCCAAACGAATCATCCGTCATACAGCAGAGGCATGGGGCGTCGACTATACGCTCGATCTAGTCGGAGAAGGGATTTCAGCCAAGTCTGATCCCGAGTGGCTAGAAATTGTCAAGCGAGCGCTTGCAGCGAGCGATCTAGTTCAAGAAGTTAGTGACCGCTATGAAGCAATTGGAGGTTCCGAAGATGCGACATTCATGATGGAACGTGTCCAACAACGAGGAGGGCTTGCTACTTACTTGCTTTACGGCAGCACTCTAGCGGAAAAGCACCACCACCCATTGTTTGATTACGATGAACGGGTGTTGGAAATCGCAGTTGACAGTTTATGGCGCCTAACAGCGCAACTACAACAGTCTTAA
- a CDS encoding ABC transporter ATP-binding protein, whose translation MTEDAIRCNALSKKFGSKMAVKPLNLSVKKNTIYGFLGSNGAGKSTVIRMLCGVLPPSSGSGTVLGYSLAEQPEQIKQQIGYMSQKFSLYLELTVLENLQFYGAIYGLKKKELAARIQTLLQLTKLEDRISQRAGALSGGWKQRLALCCAMLHKPELLILDEPTAGVDPVSRKIFWDIIHQLKKDDVTVLVTTHYMDEALTCDNIGFMYAGNLLVNGGPKEIMDQYGVKNLDDLFVKLVEQQEQEHASYLKKGDSFE comes from the coding sequence ATGACAGAGGATGCTATTCGTTGTAACGCGTTGTCAAAAAAGTTCGGATCTAAGATGGCTGTTAAGCCCCTAAACCTTTCCGTGAAAAAAAACACCATTTACGGCTTTCTTGGTTCCAATGGAGCCGGAAAATCGACTGTCATTCGCATGCTGTGCGGTGTTCTTCCACCCTCATCTGGTAGTGGAACTGTGCTTGGTTATAGTCTTGCAGAACAACCAGAGCAGATTAAGCAGCAAATCGGCTATATGTCGCAAAAATTCAGTTTGTATTTGGAATTAACGGTACTTGAAAATTTGCAGTTTTATGGCGCAATTTATGGACTAAAGAAGAAAGAACTTGCAGCTCGTATCCAAACGCTTTTGCAACTAACAAAGTTAGAGGACCGCATTTCCCAACGGGCAGGAGCGTTGTCTGGTGGCTGGAAACAGCGGCTTGCATTATGTTGTGCTATGCTCCATAAACCGGAGTTGCTCATACTTGATGAGCCAACTGCAGGCGTGGACCCTGTCTCGCGCAAAATATTTTGGGATATTATCCATCAATTGAAAAAAGACGACGTCACCGTTCTCGTCACCACCCATTACATGGACGAAGCCTTAACTTGTGACAACATCGGCTTTATGTATGCAGGAAACTTGCTTGTTAATGGCGGACCAAAAGAGATTATGGACCAATACGGGGTCAAAAACTTAGATGATTTGTTTGTTAAGCTAGTAGAGCAGCAAGAACAAGAACATGCTTCCTATCTAAAAAAGGGTGATTCGTTTGAATAG
- a CDS encoding ABC transporter permease: protein MIRLNSREKRFRFVRLQAIVRKEFIQIKKDPASLAIALILPVLLLVLLGYAMNDDVESVHLSVLDQSQTAESRELIDRLTSQGDFNIMSYEHNVSVLEHLLDKGDIHAGLIIPADYSKELATDTAVVQFLIDGSDPTYAQEALFRSESLLLNYAQTVQTEQLVRSGAEVPNSPLKHETQVFYNPSMDSMEFNIPALIGLIMQEVTLILTAFALVREKEQGTIEQLIVTPIRPVELIIGKLVPYTVIGTMSFAFVLLAGVFWFDVSIAGDPFLLVLLSLLFLVATLAMGIFISTIAKNQLQAMYMSFAVILPSVILSGFVFPRESMPMLIQLLGGLIPLTYFLEILRGIFLKANSLQLLWPQSLVLLGFTVLLSIATIAKFKKHLQ, encoded by the coding sequence GTGATTCGTTTGAATAGCCGAGAAAAGCGTTTTCGTTTTGTTCGACTGCAAGCAATCGTTCGCAAGGAATTCATTCAAATAAAGAAAGACCCTGCAAGCCTTGCCATTGCCCTTATCCTCCCCGTTTTGCTGCTTGTCTTGCTTGGTTATGCGATGAATGACGATGTCGAATCGGTTCATTTGTCTGTTCTAGACCAGTCACAAACGGCAGAAAGCAGAGAACTAATTGACCGTTTAACAAGCCAAGGCGACTTTAACATTATGAGTTATGAACACAACGTCAGTGTTCTGGAACACCTCCTGGATAAGGGCGACATTCATGCAGGTCTTATTATTCCAGCGGATTATTCAAAAGAGCTTGCCACGGATACAGCGGTTGTACAATTTTTAATCGACGGTTCCGATCCGACTTATGCACAAGAGGCGTTGTTCCGAAGCGAGTCGCTTTTGCTAAACTATGCACAGACAGTTCAGACGGAACAATTGGTCCGGAGTGGAGCAGAAGTTCCTAATAGCCCATTAAAGCATGAAACACAGGTGTTTTATAATCCTTCCATGGACAGTATGGAATTTAATATTCCAGCTTTAATTGGTCTCATCATGCAAGAGGTCACATTAATTTTGACTGCATTTGCCCTTGTCCGTGAAAAAGAGCAAGGCACGATTGAGCAGTTGATCGTTACGCCAATTCGTCCAGTAGAGCTAATTATTGGTAAATTAGTGCCTTATACAGTCATTGGGACAATGTCTTTTGCTTTTGTTCTTTTAGCAGGCGTGTTTTGGTTTGATGTATCAATTGCAGGCGACCCTTTCTTATTGGTATTATTAAGTTTGCTATTCCTTGTTGCTACTTTAGCGATGGGTATTTTCATTTCCACCATCGCCAAAAATCAACTCCAAGCCATGTATATGTCCTTTGCCGTCATTCTTCCAAGTGTGATCCTCTCTGGTTTTGTTTTTCCGAGAGAATCGATGCCAATGCTGATTCAGCTATTGGGAGGGTTGATCCCTCTAACGTATTTTTTGGAGATTTTAAGGGGGATTTTCTTAAAAGCGAACTCTCTCCAGCTTCTGTGGCCCCAAAGTCTTGTATTGCTCGGATTTACCGTTTTGCTTTCCATCGCGACAATTGCAAAATTTAAAAAGCATCTGCAGTAA
- a CDS encoding putative glycolipid-binding domain-containing protein — MLYIWENIEHKGLEYLKVKYSSNNISVTSTIIDPLESNKIEYEVILTRNWNFIRLKLTNDKLKDELLLSKDSNGKWLDGNNIELDHLVGANDIDLSCTPFTNTLPINRCDWTKDEPLHLEMVFIDASNLNVKKTQQTYRLINNNLTNKVFNYSSGSFESVILVNNNGFVLDYPGYFNLLTHTNEC, encoded by the coding sequence ATGTTATACATATGGGAGAATATCGAGCATAAGGGACTTGAGTATTTAAAGGTTAAGTATTCTTCGAACAATATAAGTGTAACAAGTACCATCATTGACCCTTTAGAATCTAACAAAATTGAATACGAGGTTATACTGACAAGAAATTGGAACTTTATCCGCTTAAAGTTAACGAATGATAAATTAAAAGATGAACTCTTATTAAGTAAAGATAGCAATGGCAAATGGCTTGATGGCAATAATATAGAGTTAGACCATTTAGTTGGAGCGAATGACATTGATTTATCCTGTACACCTTTTACAAATACTCTTCCTATTAATAGATGTGATTGGACAAAAGATGAACCTTTACACTTGGAAATGGTCTTTATAGATGCAAGTAATTTAAACGTAAAAAAAACCCAACAAACTTATAGATTGATTAATAACAATTTAACCAATAAGGTATTCAATTATAGTAGTGGTTCATTTGAATCAGTTATTTTGGTAAATAATAACGGGTTTGTTTTAGATTACCCAGGGTATTTTAATCTTTTGACGCACACTAACGAATGCTAA
- a CDS encoding threonine synthase: MKQSYVCHSCHTTYPVSRDLWKCPCGGLLDLDKQMPLLHPTAWKSGPPTLWRFLDALPFEKDAKSWQNVTLGEGDTPLLPVSADKPNVYVKVDYLMPTLSFKDRGAAVLIAKALELGATSVIADSSGNAGTAVSAYAARAGIACEVFCSNTVSPKKQAQMAAYNATVHTIAGTREDVARAAQQKAANLEEGGFYASHVYNPYFYEGTKTYAYEIYEQLGEAPDTVIVPVGNGTLLLGAYYGFSELLANRLIGKCPKIVAVQAQQCAPLAHAFATGEPSITPTLGQTTIAEGIAIAAPPRATQILEAVRNTDGTFITVSEAQIARARSALAKQGFDVELTSAATYAAFHVYRHCETETIVIPLCGSGTKASDHIAK, encoded by the coding sequence ATGAAGCAATCCTATGTTTGCCACAGTTGCCATACCACTTACCCTGTTTCGCGTGACCTTTGGAAATGCCCTTGTGGCGGTCTGCTCGACCTTGACAAACAAATGCCGTTGCTCCACCCTACGGCTTGGAAATCTGGACCTCCTACATTATGGCGCTTTTTGGACGCATTGCCGTTTGAAAAAGACGCGAAAAGTTGGCAAAACGTGACTTTAGGCGAAGGCGATACTCCGCTTCTACCTGTTTCTGCTGATAAGCCGAATGTCTATGTAAAAGTCGACTATTTAATGCCGACGCTCTCTTTTAAAGACCGTGGCGCTGCTGTCCTAATCGCAAAAGCGCTGGAGCTTGGTGCTACATCTGTCATTGCCGATAGCAGCGGCAATGCAGGGACTGCCGTTTCGGCCTATGCAGCAAGAGCTGGCATCGCTTGCGAAGTGTTTTGCAGCAATACGGTTTCCCCGAAAAAACAAGCACAAATGGCGGCATACAATGCCACGGTTCATACCATTGCCGGTACACGTGAAGATGTCGCACGTGCCGCACAGCAAAAAGCCGCCAACTTAGAAGAAGGCGGTTTTTATGCAAGCCATGTGTATAATCCCTACTTTTATGAAGGGACGAAAACGTATGCGTACGAAATTTATGAACAGCTTGGCGAAGCACCAGACACAGTGATTGTCCCCGTTGGCAACGGCACACTTTTACTTGGTGCTTATTACGGCTTTTCTGAGCTTTTAGCGAACCGTCTTATTGGCAAATGCCCGAAAATTGTTGCCGTGCAAGCTCAACAATGTGCCCCCCTTGCTCATGCGTTTGCAACAGGAGAACCATCTATTACGCCTACATTAGGCCAAACGACGATTGCTGAAGGGATTGCGATCGCTGCACCACCTCGGGCAACGCAAATTTTAGAGGCAGTCCGCAATACGGACGGCACCTTCATAACTGTTAGCGAAGCACAAATAGCGAGAGCACGCTCGGCACTTGCCAAGCAAGGTTTTGATGTGGAACTTACTAGCGCCGCTACCTACGCCGCCTTTCACGTTTACCGACACTGTGAAACAGAAACGATCGTCATCCCTTTATGTGGTTCTGGGACAAAGGCAAGTGACCACATAGCAAAATAA
- a CDS encoding AbgT family transporter, whose protein sequence is MTEQTEKRSFFTKVLDGIERIGNKLPHPFMLFIYLAVFLMVISAVLHAFDLTVLDPGTNETVAVRSLLSQEGFLYILSSMLSNFTGFAPFGLVITMMLGIGLAQKAGLFETFMKTTILKAPKSLVTYAVVFAGILGNIASDAAMIIIPPVAAMVFHAIGRHPLAGLAAGFASVGAGFTANFMIAGTDALLAGISTEAARTIDPDFVVTPIDNWFFMSASVVMLVFLGVWITEKIIEKRLGTYNPAYADEGINDQSLDYPTKQEIKALRNAGIALLLYIGAVAMLIVPTNGILRGEEGTIIPSPFIDNIIPILLVMFVVVAVAYGITAGTIKSTADVPILMGDAMKDMAGYIVLVFAAAQFIAYFNWTNIATLIAVGIADFLQQVEFTGLGLFVVFILLVTVLNLFITSGSAQWALMAPVFVPLFMLLDYNPAFTQLAYRIGDSATNVITPMNPYVVMVLGFMKRYDSRAGFGTLMSTMLPYSLIFLGAWIVLFIIWNVVGLPIGPGSGMLLTK, encoded by the coding sequence ATGACAGAACAAACTGAAAAACGTTCATTTTTTACGAAAGTGCTGGATGGAATTGAACGTATCGGAAACAAACTCCCGCATCCGTTCATGTTGTTTATTTACTTGGCCGTGTTTTTAATGGTCATTTCAGCGGTTTTACATGCGTTCGACTTAACGGTGCTAGATCCAGGCACCAATGAAACAGTAGCTGTAAGGAGTTTGCTATCTCAAGAAGGCTTTCTCTACATTCTCTCGTCGATGCTTAGCAATTTTACAGGATTCGCCCCTTTTGGGCTTGTTATTACGATGATGCTTGGTATCGGCTTGGCCCAAAAAGCGGGGCTATTTGAAACATTCATGAAGACAACGATTTTAAAAGCGCCAAAATCACTTGTTACATACGCGGTTGTTTTTGCAGGAATACTTGGCAACATTGCTTCTGACGCGGCGATGATTATTATACCGCCGGTGGCAGCAATGGTTTTCCACGCTATTGGACGGCATCCCCTTGCTGGGTTAGCCGCTGGGTTTGCAAGTGTTGGAGCAGGCTTTACAGCCAATTTTATGATTGCTGGAACAGATGCGTTATTAGCAGGCATTTCCACTGAAGCAGCTCGGACAATTGACCCTGATTTCGTTGTAACCCCTATCGACAACTGGTTTTTTATGTCAGCTTCGGTTGTCATGCTCGTTTTCCTTGGTGTATGGATCACAGAGAAAATTATTGAAAAACGCCTTGGCACTTATAATCCAGCTTATGCAGACGAAGGCATCAACGACCAAAGCCTCGATTATCCAACAAAACAGGAAATAAAAGCATTGCGCAATGCTGGGATTGCCCTGCTGCTTTATATTGGGGCTGTGGCTATGCTTATTGTTCCAACAAACGGAATATTGCGTGGCGAAGAAGGGACCATTATCCCGTCGCCATTTATCGACAATATCATTCCGATTTTGCTTGTCATGTTTGTCGTTGTAGCGGTTGCCTATGGGATCACAGCAGGGACGATAAAGTCCACGGCAGACGTGCCGATCTTAATGGGAGACGCGATGAAAGACATGGCCGGTTATATAGTGCTTGTGTTTGCTGCCGCCCAGTTTATTGCTTACTTTAATTGGACGAATATTGCGACGTTGATTGCTGTAGGCATTGCTGATTTTTTACAACAAGTCGAATTTACAGGGTTAGGATTGTTCGTTGTCTTTATTTTGCTCGTAACCGTGCTAAACTTGTTTATAACAAGTGGTTCCGCGCAATGGGCGCTTATGGCCCCTGTGTTTGTGCCGCTGTTCATGTTGCTTGACTACAATCCAGCATTTACTCAGCTTGCATACCGGATCGGCGATTCGGCGACCAATGTCATTACGCCGATGAATCCATATGTCGTGATGGTGCTTGGCTTTATGAAACGTTATGACAGCAGGGCCGGTTTTGGCACGCTAATGTCGACGATGCTCCCATATAGTTTGATCTTCCTTGGCGCTTGGATTGTCCTCTTTATCATTTGGAACGTAGTTGGTTTGCCGATCGGTCCAGGCAGTGGCATGTTATTAACGAAATAA
- a CDS encoding carbonic anhydrase, translated as MKRNHLFTSITLASVVTLATAPAASAASFLSPLQALKASWSYEGDTGPEFWGDLDEAFAACSNGKEQSPINLFYDREQTPKWNWAFSYSEAAFSVENNGHTIQANVENEDAGGLEINGEAYQLTQFHFHTPSEHTIEETSFPMELHLVHANHAGDLAVLGVLMEIGNDHEGIEAVWEVMPEEEGTAEYSISIDPSLFLPESVTAYQYDGSLTTPPCSEGVKWTVLNDTISISATQLDAFRAIYPQNYRPVQELGDREIGFHYH; from the coding sequence ATGAAACGAAATCACTTATTTACTAGCATTACATTAGCATCCGTTGTTACGTTGGCAACTGCTCCGGCAGCTTCTGCTGCTAGTTTCCTGTCACCGTTACAAGCTTTGAAAGCATCATGGTCGTATGAGGGGGACACGGGACCTGAATTTTGGGGAGACTTAGACGAAGCGTTTGCTGCGTGTTCGAATGGAAAAGAGCAATCACCAATCAATTTGTTTTATGATCGTGAGCAAACACCGAAGTGGAATTGGGCCTTTTCATATAGCGAAGCTGCTTTTTCTGTTGAAAATAATGGGCATACGATTCAAGCTAATGTGGAAAATGAGGATGCCGGTGGTTTAGAAATTAATGGCGAAGCTTATCAGCTGACACAATTCCATTTCCATACTCCGAGTGAACATACGATTGAAGAAACATCCTTTCCGATGGAGCTTCATCTTGTTCATGCAAATCATGCAGGGGATTTAGCGGTGCTCGGCGTTTTGATGGAAATTGGCAATGATCATGAAGGCATTGAAGCCGTTTGGGAAGTCATGCCCGAAGAAGAAGGGACTGCTGAGTATTCCATTTCTATAGACCCGAGCCTATTCCTGCCTGAAAGTGTGACTGCTTACCAATACGACGGTTCATTGACAACCCCTCCTTGTAGCGAAGGCGTGAAATGGACGGTGCTTAATGACACCATTTCGATTTCAGCAACGCAACTTGATGCATTTAGGGCCATCTATCCACAAAACTACCGTCCAGTCCAAGAGCTAGGCGACAGAGAAATCGGGTTTCATTATCATTAA
- a CDS encoding efflux RND transporter periplasmic adaptor subunit: protein MSFAKPAIFSFSLLLLIGCSQTEEANYTGSIEAKKQTIYSPLQGEIEHIHVAEREAVAKDELLVSLDERLLELQTVEAEASVRLADAEIEQAENEAASNVQLDALNSQRDQAQARLEQAQYQQSKASIHSPKDGAVFEWLIDEGDFVQTGTPLVTILTDAPFETTIYVPQSELPEFSEGMSVQISAVALPGETFEGTVDFIENEAIYSSQTIETNEDKASQVFPVHITIESNDEQLKAGMDVEIWINSL from the coding sequence ATGTCTTTTGCAAAACCAGCAATCTTTTCCTTTTCTTTGCTTTTATTAATTGGCTGTTCGCAAACGGAAGAAGCAAATTACACTGGTTCGATTGAAGCGAAAAAACAAACGATTTATAGCCCTTTACAAGGGGAAATCGAACATATCCATGTCGCTGAAAGGGAAGCCGTTGCGAAAGATGAATTGCTTGTGTCTTTAGACGAGCGTTTATTGGAGCTACAAACGGTAGAAGCGGAAGCATCGGTACGATTAGCCGATGCCGAAATTGAGCAAGCAGAAAATGAAGCCGCTTCTAATGTGCAACTAGATGCTCTTAACAGCCAACGAGACCAAGCACAAGCCCGTCTAGAACAGGCTCAATACCAACAATCAAAAGCAAGCATTCATTCACCAAAAGACGGCGCCGTTTTTGAGTGGCTAATCGATGAGGGCGATTTTGTGCAAACTGGCACTCCACTTGTAACGATTTTGACAGACGCTCCTTTTGAAACAACCATTTATGTACCACAAAGTGAACTTCCCGAGTTTTCTGAAGGTATGTCCGTTCAAATAAGCGCTGTTGCTTTGCCTGGAGAAACATTCGAAGGCACTGTCGACTTTATTGAAAATGAAGCGATATACAGTTCGCAAACGATTGAAACAAACGAAGACAAAGCCAGCCAAGTTTTTCCTGTGCACATTACAATTGAAAGCAACGACGAGCAATTAAAAGCCGGGATGGATGTAGAAATTTGGATTAATTCATTATAG